GGCCGCGGTGACCAGCGCGGCCTTCGTCGGGTAGTGGTGCAGCTGGGCGCCCCGCGAGACGCCGGCCCGCGTGGCGACCAGGGTGGTCGTGGTGCCGGCCCAGCCGTGCTCGATCAGGCACTCGACGGTCGCCTCCAGGAGTCGGGCCTGGGTGGCGCGGCTGCGCTCCTGTTGAGGGACGCGGGTCGATGCGGCGGGCACGGGGACAGCGTGCCCGGGCCGAAACAAACAGTCAAGCCTGACTTTTTCTGGCTGCAGGCTGGCGGCGGTGCTTGGGCCCGGCTCGGCGTCGGCCTGATTCGCCATCGGGTCGAGCAACTGCTCCGCGCCGCCTTTGGAGCTGAGTCGCTCGGGTTATCAGCGAATGAGTCGTTTGCGACATCAGCTCCAAAGGGTCCGAACGCGGTGTCAGCAGGTCCGAGGTGCGACAGAGCGGGCGTTCGACGCGGGACCGCGGGGCACCAGGTCCACGCGCCAGGTTCATGTCCCAGGTTCACGTCGGGGGCTCGTGCGCCAGGGCGGCGGCCCGTGGTGCGGGGCGGGTCAGCGGCCGTCGCGGGGTGCGAAGACGGCGAGGGCGTCGGTGTCGCTGTGGCGGGAGCGGAGGTACTCGTCGGCGAACCCGGCCGCGTCGGGGAAGGTCGACTCGGCGGCCACCCGGGCGCAGGCCGCGTCCACGTCGAAGTCGGTGCGGCGCAGCTGCACACCGGGGCCGAGCAGTGCCCAGTGTGCGCCCGGGCCGCCGTACGGCATGCCGATGCTGCCGGGATTGACCACCAGGCGCCGGTCGACCAGCCGGGCGAAGGGCATGTGGGTGTGCCCGCAGACGACCGTGCGTACCTCGGCGGGGACGTCGGCGAAGACCTCGGCCCAGCGTTCGATCCGGGTGTCGACCAGCACGACCTCCTCGTCGTCGCGGGGGGTGGCGTGGCAGAAGAGCACCGGGCCGAGCCCGTCGACGTCCAGGGTCACCGTCAGGGGCAGCGCCGCGAGCCGGGCCGCCTGGTCCTCGCGGAGCTCACCGGCGGCCCAGTTCGACACGTCGATCGGGGAGGGCTTCCCGGCCCGTGCCTGCACCAACTCCCGGTCGGCGTTGCCCCGGACCCAGCAGGCGCGGTCGCCGAGACCGGCGAGCAGGTCCAGCACCTCCACCGGCTGCGGGCCGGCGGCGATGTCGCCGGTGAGCACGATCCGGTCGGCGGCGGCCACCTCCGGCTCGGCCAGGACGGCCTCCAGCGCGGGCAGTACGCCATGGATGTCGGAGAGGACCGCGACTCGGTTCGGCATCGCTCCACCGTCCTACCCGCCGGGCCTGGGGTCCAGCGATTCTGCGGATGGCAGAGGGACGCACGCACCGGCGGCCCACGCAACGGCGAACGGCCCGGACGTGAGAGGTCCGGGCCGCTGAAGTGCCGGGTCGGGACGGTGCCCGACGGTCGGCTCAGACGCGGGCGCGGCGGGCGAGGCGCTCCGGGTCGAGGATGATGATGCTCTTGCCGTCCAGGCGCAGCCAACCGCGCGACGCGAAATCGGCCAGCGCCTTGTTCACGGTCTCCCGGGAGGCGCCGACGAGCTGGGCGATCTCCTCCTGGGTGAGGTCGTGGGTCACCCGCAGCACGCCGCCGTCCCGGGTGCCGAACCGG
This genomic stretch from Micromonospora krabiensis harbors:
- a CDS encoding metallophosphoesterase family protein — translated: MPNRVAVLSDIHGVLPALEAVLAEPEVAAADRIVLTGDIAAGPQPVEVLDLLAGLGDRACWVRGNADRELVQARAGKPSPIDVSNWAAGELREDQAARLAALPLTVTLDVDGLGPVLFCHATPRDDEEVVLVDTRIERWAEVFADVPAEVRTVVCGHTHMPFARLVDRRLVVNPGSIGMPYGGPGAHWALLGPGVQLRRTDFDVDAACARVAAESTFPDAAGFADEYLRSRHSDTDALAVFAPRDGR